The following proteins come from a genomic window of bacterium:
- a CDS encoding ATP-binding cassette domain-containing protein, translating to MLEIKNLSVDIEGKRILENINLTIKKGETLILFGPNGSGKSTLIKAIMGFNAYTVKQGSIVFKGKDISLLATEKRVKMGLGLMYQHPPAIRGVKLEQIAGFLNKDAKKIKSLSEELSLAKHLHRDINLGFSGGEMKRAELFQLMLQNPDLLLLDEPESGVDIENISIMGRVLSEYLSKEGKSALIITHTGYILDYVRSQRGCVLLNKQFWCVGSPKEMFETIREQGYEKCKGCVCHQMS from the coding sequence ATGCTGGAGATAAAAAATCTAAGCGTTGATATTGAGGGCAAAAGAATACTTGAAAATATCAATCTTACCATAAAGAAAGGCGAGACATTAATCCTTTTCGGGCCGAACGGCAGCGGTAAATCCACCCTGATAAAAGCGATTATGGGTTTTAACGCTTATACGGTTAAACAGGGAAGTATAGTATTTAAAGGAAAGGACATAAGCCTGCTTGCCACCGAAAAAAGGGTGAAGATGGGGTTGGGTCTTATGTATCAGCATCCGCCAGCGATAAGAGGGGTAAAGCTTGAGCAGATAGCCGGCTTCCTCAACAAAGACGCGAAAAAGATAAAAAGCCTTTCCGAAGAATTATCTCTCGCAAAACATTTGCACAGGGATATTAATCTGGGTTTTTCCGGCGGTGAAATGAAGAGGGCGGAACTTTTCCAGTTGATGCTGCAGAATCCGGACCTGCTTCTGCTTGATGAACCCGAATCCGGGGTTGATATAGAAAATATTTCTATAATGGGACGGGTGTTAAGCGAGTATCTGAGCAAAGAAGGCAAGTCGGCTCTAATAATAACACATACGGGTTATATCCTTGATTATGTCAGGTCTCAGAGGGGTTGTGTCCTTTTGAATAAACAGTTTTGGTGTGTGGGAAGCCCGAAAGAGATGTTCGAAACCATCAGAGAGCAGGGATATGAAAAATGTAAGGGATGCGTATGCCATCAGATGAGCTGA
- a CDS encoding carbohydrate binding domain-containing protein — MMRKGSCLLLVFGLIVFSQAVSADSNRANNPGFESGNIGGWSTWAVTDTVSSSINHTPGGKFSASPSLNAENGPFETGALIQELDSFKPGENIFASAWVKTDGLKGAQGTNVFAILKLEFWSGNKMISAEESSGNTGTSDWHEIKVETVVPENTTKVKITLLLWNNNGTGNIGTVYFDDVYIGNSQNPSYI, encoded by the coding sequence ATGATGAGAAAGGGTTCTTGTCTGTTGCTTGTTTTTGGGTTAATTGTCTTTTCACAGGCTGTATCCGCCGATTCAAACAGGGCCAATAATCCGGGTTTTGAGTCCGGTAATATCGGCGGCTGGTCAACATGGGCTGTAACCGATACGGTATCTTCTTCGATAAACCATACCCCGGGCGGAAAATTCAGCGCTTCCCCCTCGCTTAACGCGGAAAACGGCCCGTTCGAAACAGGCGCTCTTATACAAGAACTTGACAGTTTCAAACCCGGCGAGAATATTTTCGCGTCCGCTTGGGTTAAAACGGACGGGTTAAAAGGCGCCCAGGGGACAAATGTTTTCGCTATACTCAAACTGGAGTTCTGGAGCGGGAATAAAATGATATCTGCCGAAGAAAGTTCGGGAAATACGGGAACCAGCGACTGGCATGAGATAAAAGTGGAAACTGTAGTGCCTGAAAATACGACAAAAGTCAAAATCACTCTCCTTTTATGGAATAATAACGGAACGGGAAATATCGGAACCGTATATTTTGACGATGTATATATAGGAAATTCTCAGAATCCGTCATATATATAG
- a CDS encoding discoidin domain-containing protein — MKRTFILYFFAVILSGSSLSSGLPANVTASSIQEPGFSPDKAFDGNMGTRWSSKFEDPQWLQIDLLENRALAGLTIFWEDAFASAYDVLLSEDAENWIKVFGTNSSDGKTDDIYFKMTEARYIRIVCNKRATGWGASILEITLKEPGETPDIKVSSGDAEPLNIMDGDFTTCWNSEDGDSEWVEIDLKKEKGLGGFEIKWGESYPKSYKIQVSRNGEDWKTVFETSRSNGGRDLIYIDETDARHIKILCENSAGNKFSLCELTLKGKDESATVERLYNVMAEDSPAGYFPDWIYNKQEYWTVTGAPSDPVESLISSYGAIEPGKESFLLMPYLYIDGKFIAAGDVKITQKLEDEYLPIPSVVWEYQNLIFEQKIFTWGDENTSSSYVIYTLDNTGGKPLKGKLFITIRALQLSPKWQHGGISKISALDFVGKNDGALVKVNNKDSIVFLRKPSESGGVSFKEGEIIEYIADGKVPDRKTVLDPEGIISGASVFDFNIPAGRKKQFYFVLPLRGDVDVEGLLSCKNPEEKFSGILAETEDYWKSQLNTFEIDIPQKELVDVMKANLAYLLVNRDFVSLHPGPRNYERSWIRDGSVQCAALLKTGHYEEVRDYLDWISKSQKPGGEIPCMLELNGQMPGWGKDWFEWDGQGAYIFAVADYYRFTKDKDFVIRNFDSIVKALKFLEELRAKRLTDEYKNTPFYGILPESNSHEGYFPAQHSLWDDFWALKGWKDGQFLAKVAGREELTGWMKKEETELRKNLLNNIELLQKQKNIKNIPGCFEKADFDATSTAISVWPTGEYSHLQREDLMYTLDTYYDGTFYPRIEKGLTAAYTPYEIRNATAYLMLGEKDKALKMINYFLNDMRPRPWKHWAEVVHEEYFRPQYLGDMPHTWIGAIAVNFIRSMFVYEQDNRIVLAAGVDDKWLDSPQGVKVKNLPTYFGDINYDIKKEENVITADIYGDAGCSGGFVLKVPLKDKAVCAELNGERVENISGGEIVFTKLPANIKIYCND, encoded by the coding sequence ATGAAAAGAACATTTATATTATATTTTTTCGCGGTGATTCTTTCAGGTTCGTCCCTGTCCTCCGGCCTGCCCGCGAATGTCACAGCTTCTTCCATCCAGGAACCCGGATTTTCTCCTGATAAGGCGTTTGACGGGAATATGGGGACCAGATGGAGCAGTAAATTTGAAGATCCCCAGTGGCTCCAGATAGACCTTTTGGAAAACAGGGCACTTGCCGGCCTGACCATTTTCTGGGAGGATGCCTTTGCTTCCGCTTACGATGTTCTGCTTTCTGAGGATGCCGAAAACTGGATTAAAGTTTTCGGGACAAACAGTTCGGACGGTAAAACAGATGACATTTATTTTAAGATGACAGAAGCGAGATATATCAGAATCGTATGCAATAAAAGAGCGACAGGCTGGGGCGCTTCCATACTTGAAATAACGTTAAAAGAACCGGGAGAAACACCTGATATAAAAGTCTCATCAGGGGATGCTGAACCCCTGAACATTATGGACGGTGATTTTACAACCTGCTGGAACAGTGAAGACGGCGATAGCGAATGGGTCGAAATAGACTTAAAGAAGGAAAAAGGGCTCGGCGGGTTTGAAATAAAGTGGGGAGAATCCTATCCCAAAAGTTACAAAATTCAGGTTTCAAGAAACGGAGAAGACTGGAAAACAGTTTTCGAAACTTCAAGGTCTAACGGCGGACGGGACCTGATATATATAGATGAAACGGACGCGAGACATATAAAAATTTTATGTGAAAATTCCGCCGGAAACAAATTTTCCTTGTGTGAGTTAACGCTGAAAGGCAAGGATGAATCCGCGACAGTGGAAAGATTATACAATGTGATGGCGGAGGATTCGCCTGCCGGGTATTTCCCTGACTGGATTTACAATAAACAGGAATACTGGACTGTCACCGGGGCCCCATCCGACCCTGTGGAAAGCCTGATAAGTTCCTACGGGGCGATAGAACCCGGAAAAGAAAGCTTCCTGTTGATGCCGTATCTTTATATAGACGGTAAATTCATTGCGGCGGGAGATGTGAAAATAACCCAGAAGCTTGAAGATGAATATCTCCCCATCCCTTCCGTTGTATGGGAATATCAGAACCTGATTTTCGAACAGAAGATATTTACATGGGGAGATGAAAACACTTCCTCATCTTATGTGATTTATACATTGGATAACACCGGCGGCAAACCGCTGAAGGGCAAGCTGTTTATTACAATAAGGGCTTTGCAGTTGAGCCCTAAGTGGCAGCACGGCGGCATATCAAAAATATCCGCCCTTGATTTTGTCGGGAAAAATGACGGGGCCCTGGTAAAAGTTAACAATAAGGATTCGATTGTTTTTCTTCGGAAACCTTCGGAATCCGGGGGGGTATCTTTTAAAGAAGGCGAGATAATCGAATATATCGCCGACGGCAAGGTCCCCGACAGGAAAACTGTGCTTGACCCGGAAGGGATTATTTCCGGCGCGTCCGTTTTTGATTTCAACATCCCCGCCGGCCGGAAGAAGCAATTTTACTTTGTGCTGCCGCTGAGAGGCGATGTTGACGTCGAGGGTCTGTTGTCCTGCAAGAATCCGGAAGAAAAATTCAGTGGAATTCTGGCTGAAACCGAGGACTACTGGAAATCGCAGTTGAACACGTTCGAAATAGATATTCCCCAGAAAGAACTGGTGGATGTTATGAAGGCCAACCTTGCCTATCTTCTGGTTAACAGGGATTTTGTTTCTCTCCACCCGGGACCGAGAAATTATGAGCGCTCATGGATAAGGGACGGTTCCGTTCAGTGCGCGGCTTTGCTTAAGACAGGGCATTATGAGGAAGTCAGGGATTACCTGGATTGGATAAGCAAAAGCCAGAAGCCCGGCGGCGAAATTCCCTGTATGCTTGAGCTGAACGGACAGATGCCCGGATGGGGTAAAGACTGGTTTGAGTGGGACGGGCAGGGAGCGTACATATTCGCCGTCGCGGATTATTACCGTTTTACCAAAGATAAAGATTTTGTGATAAGGAATTTTGATTCAATTGTAAAAGCGTTGAAGTTTCTTGAAGAACTCAGGGCGAAACGGTTGACCGATGAATATAAAAATACGCCGTTCTACGGCATACTGCCGGAATCAAACAGCCATGAGGGGTATTTCCCTGCCCAGCACAGCCTGTGGGATGATTTCTGGGCTCTTAAAGGATGGAAAGACGGACAGTTTCTCGCGAAAGTTGCCGGGAGGGAAGAGTTGACAGGGTGGATGAAAAAAGAGGAAACGGAATTAAGGAAAAACCTGCTTAATAACATAGAACTGCTGCAGAAACAGAAAAACATAAAAAATATCCCCGGCTGTTTTGAGAAAGCCGATTTTGACGCCACTTCAACCGCGATTTCTGTGTGGCCCACGGGAGAATATTCGCACCTGCAGAGGGAAGACCTTATGTATACGCTGGATACATATTATGACGGCACTTTTTATCCGAGGATAGAAAAAGGGCTTACGGCCGCCTACACCCCTTATGAGATAAGAAATGCCACAGCTTACCTTATGCTCGGAGAGAAAGATAAGGCGTTAAAAATGATAAATTATTTTCTTAATGATATGCGGCCGCGGCCGTGGAAACACTGGGCGGAAGTCGTGCATGAGGAATATTTTCGTCCGCAGTATCTCGGGGATATGCCCCATACGTGGATAGGGGCTATCGCCGTTAACTTCATAAGAAGTATGTTTGTGTATGAGCAGGATAACAGGATTGTGCTCGCGGCCGGAGTCGACGACAAATGGCTTGATTCACCGCAGGGTGTCAAGGTGAAAAACCTGCCGACTTATTTCGGGGATATAAATTACGACATAAAAAAAGAGGAGAATGTAATAACGGCGGATATATACGGCGACGCCGGGTGTTCGGGCGGCTTCGTTTTGAAGGTTCCGCTTAAGGATAAGGCAGTGTGCGCCGAACTTAACGGCGAAAGGGTAGAAAATATCTCCGGCGGAGAAATTGTTTTTACGAAACTGCCCGCGAACATAAAAATATATTGTAATGATTAA
- a CDS encoding LacI family transcriptional regulator — protein MKKRPTIKDIAKKVGVTHSTVSRVINDNPAISGRTKDKILKAMKELDYQPNLVARGLVRRKTHAFALITPDLNPHVLPVIKGISDTCRRLGYGLMLFSTDYWIEENRSYAEVVRNWLVDGVLIYNVIYHEDVPENIRELEKQNIPCVFINKFLGKNKVNNVSIDNNEAVFKAVSHLAATGHKRIGMIKGGMLSVDGVERFNAFKESLGKLELEFDESITGCGNFFFNEAYEEMKRILCAPSGRPTAMFCANDLMAMGAVKAAGDMGLKVPQDIAVAGFDDLEAARFFKPSITTLKPPLEDIGGKAIEMLLRVIENPSRPVEEIRLGSRLIVRESSVV, from the coding sequence ATGAAAAAAAGGCCTACTATAAAAGATATAGCGAAAAAAGTCGGAGTCACCCATTCGACTGTCTCCCGCGTAATAAATGACAACCCGGCCATAAGCGGCAGGACCAAAGACAAAATACTTAAAGCGATGAAAGAGCTTGACTACCAGCCCAACCTGGTTGCCAGGGGGCTTGTCAGGAGAAAGACCCATGCTTTTGCCCTTATTACGCCCGATCTTAACCCCCATGTGCTTCCCGTTATAAAAGGGATATCTGATACATGCAGAAGGCTAGGATACGGGCTTATGTTATTTTCGACGGATTACTGGATTGAAGAAAACCGGTCTTATGCCGAAGTCGTGAGAAACTGGCTGGTTGACGGTGTTCTGATATATAACGTTATTTATCATGAGGATGTCCCGGAAAACATCAGGGAACTGGAAAAACAAAACATACCCTGTGTTTTTATAAACAAGTTTTTGGGCAAAAATAAGGTAAATAATGTCAGCATAGACAACAATGAAGCTGTATTTAAGGCTGTAAGCCATCTTGCGGCGACAGGGCATAAAAGAATAGGTATGATAAAAGGCGGAATGCTTTCTGTAGACGGGGTTGAAAGGTTCAATGCTTTTAAGGAATCCCTTGGAAAGCTTGAACTCGAATTTGACGAAAGCATAACCGGCTGCGGCAACTTTTTTTTCAACGAGGCTTATGAAGAGATGAAAAGGATATTGTGCGCTCCATCGGGCAGGCCCACGGCTATGTTCTGCGCGAATGATCTTATGGCTATGGGAGCCGTGAAAGCGGCCGGGGATATGGGGCTCAAGGTGCCGCAGGATATCGCGGTTGCGGGTTTTGACGACTTGGAGGCGGCCCGCTTCTTCAAGCCGTCAATAACTACATTGAAACCTCCGCTTGAAGATATAGGAGGGAAGGCGATTGAGATGCTTTTAAGGGTGATTGAAAACCCTTCAAGGCCGGTTGAGGAGATAAGATTAGGTTCGAGGCTTATAGTGAGGGAGTCTTCGGTTGTATAA
- a CDS encoding GAF domain-containing protein, whose protein sequence is MNKKNKKSGSSLHNKILRDCKSLIEISHAMIGEKDIEKLLSLIMEEITRVLEAERSSLFLVDHTTGEIWSHIAQKSEISEIRLPIGKGIAGYTAKTGKLLNIRNAYKDKRFCSDFDMETGFHTRSVLCAALFNHEREIIGVIQVLNKKKGYFTKKDETILAAFSLHVSIAIENTILHDETEIFMRSLIKTLAAAVDARDPVTAGHSERVTYYALKIGEQLKLSRHKMRMLEIAAILHDVGKIGVRDRVLTKPGRYTKEEYEEMKKHAYYTKQILDNIHFSKKDRDIPLVASTHHEMMNGKGYPFGLKKSGIPLLSRIIAVADIYDAMISYDRPYKKAMTVNQALDVLKKEAGTRLDRKIVDVFIKERLYLFDRRNYIRINVELAIEYKILKPEEQEKIYYSSSTTDISAGGLVFISGKLIPVSSFVAVRVYLVDMTLDLTAKVVRVDRISDKKYKIAICFVSISDNIREKLSKYLVKILNTH, encoded by the coding sequence ATGAATAAAAAAAATAAAAAATCCGGCAGTTCTTTACACAATAAAATATTAAGAGATTGCAAATCTCTTATTGAAATCTCCCATGCTATGATAGGAGAGAAAGATATCGAGAAACTCCTGAGTCTTATCATGGAAGAGATAACGCGAGTGCTGGAGGCCGAAAGAAGTTCTCTTTTCCTTGTTGACCACACCACCGGCGAAATATGGAGCCATATTGCCCAGAAATCGGAAATATCGGAAATAAGACTGCCGATAGGCAAAGGAATAGCGGGATATACGGCGAAAACAGGAAAACTTCTTAATATCCGGAATGCTTATAAAGATAAAAGGTTTTGTTCCGATTTTGACATGGAAACAGGGTTTCATACCAGGTCAGTCCTCTGCGCCGCCCTGTTCAATCACGAGAGAGAAATAATCGGCGTCATACAGGTGCTTAATAAAAAGAAAGGTTATTTCACAAAAAAGGACGAGACAATCCTTGCCGCTTTCTCGTTGCACGTGTCAATCGCCATTGAAAACACCATTCTTCACGATGAAACCGAGATTTTTATGAGAAGCCTGATTAAGACGCTCGCGGCCGCGGTTGACGCGCGCGACCCTGTCACGGCAGGCCATTCGGAGAGAGTCACTTATTATGCGTTGAAAATAGGAGAGCAGTTAAAGTTAAGCCGGCATAAAATGAGGATGCTTGAAATAGCGGCTATTCTTCACGACGTAGGGAAAATCGGCGTCAGGGACAGGGTGTTGACAAAACCCGGACGCTATACAAAAGAAGAATACGAGGAGATGAAGAAGCACGCGTATTACACCAAACAGATACTCGACAACATCCATTTTTCAAAGAAAGACAGGGATATTCCCCTTGTGGCGTCCACCCACCATGAGATGATGAACGGAAAGGGTTACCCGTTCGGCCTGAAAAAATCCGGGATACCGCTTTTATCGAGGATAATCGCCGTTGCCGACATATATGACGCGATGATAAGTTATGATAGGCCTTATAAGAAGGCCATGACGGTCAATCAGGCGCTTGACGTCCTGAAAAAAGAGGCGGGAACACGTTTAGACAGAAAAATCGTGGATGTTTTCATCAAGGAAAGACTGTATCTTTTTGACCGGAGAAATTATATCAGGATAAATGTGGAACTTGCCATTGAATATAAAATTTTAAAACCGGAAGAACAGGAAAAAATATATTATTCTTCCAGTACCACGGATATAAGCGCGGGGGGCCTTGTCTTTATTTCCGGGAAGTTAATCCCGGTATCCAGTTTTGTCGCGGTCCGCGTTTATCTTGTGGATATGACACTTGACCTTACGGCAAAAGTCGTGCGTGTTGACAGGATAAGCGACAAGAAATACAAAATTGCCATTTGTTTTGTCAGTATTTCCGATAACATAAGGGAAAAACTGTCCAAATATCTTGTTAAGATATTGAATACACACTAG
- a CDS encoding carbohydrate binding domain-containing protein — MRKGAIFLIVLFAPLFCGAAGSFNLVINPDFEAGNTFGWGAWAVKEDVVMTENHSPGGLFCLRLSLEGKEGGPFSAGALIQEKKVFEENEKVYASAWVKTDDLKGKSGNKVYAFIKVEFWKDGTLIDSAVSEKLTEDNGWTFLKIDTMVPEFSNMTKLLLMLENDGGKDSTGYAYFDDVHLGKTPAPVKVKNNNSVFALK, encoded by the coding sequence ATGAGAAAAGGGGCGATTTTTTTAATAGTTCTATTCGCGCCTCTGTTCTGCGGCGCGGCAGGTTCATTTAATCTGGTGATAAATCCGGATTTCGAGGCCGGCAATACTTTCGGTTGGGGCGCGTGGGCTGTCAAAGAGGATGTGGTCATGACCGAAAACCATTCTCCCGGCGGGCTTTTCTGCCTGAGGCTTTCGCTGGAGGGAAAAGAGGGAGGCCCTTTTTCGGCGGGTGCGCTGATTCAGGAAAAAAAAGTATTTGAGGAAAACGAAAAAGTATACGCCTCCGCCTGGGTAAAGACCGATGACCTGAAGGGAAAATCCGGAAATAAAGTTTATGCTTTTATTAAAGTTGAATTCTGGAAAGACGGCACGTTAATTGATTCGGCGGTAAGCGAAAAACTGACGGAGGATAATGGCTGGACATTCCTGAAAATCGATACGATGGTCCCTGAATTCAGCAATATGACAAAACTTCTTCTTATGCTTGAAAATGACGGGGGGAAGGACAGTACGGGATATGCCTATTTTGATGATGTCCATCTCGGAAAAACCCCGGCCCCGGTAAAGGTGAAAAACAATAACAGCGTATTCGCGCTGAAATAA
- a CDS encoding MFS transporter, giving the protein MKKPDLSILHICNMSIGFMGIQFGWGLQMANMSAIYEYLGANPDKIPILWLAAPLTGLIVQPIIGHLSDNTWCWLGRRRPYFLIGAILATFALFLMPYSGTLWMAAGLLWVLDSSVNISMEPFRAFVADMLPEKQRTVGYSIQTLFVSIGAVTASAFPWILENIFHVSKIPPVPHPLAVTAAAHGSSHHVLSHMPLLNRIPDILQDKLPYIIKISFHVGAVVFISAVLWTVITCREYPPENKKPRKNKRAVSGFFKEIVSDLLNMPKTMKELAWVQFFTWMAMFCLWMYFPVTVGHLFGKENSPQYLDGIEWAGICFAAYNVVTLFYSFFMPKIAMLITRKKTHFISLLFGAAGMMGVLLLRGGDIASLKKLVLLLMVGLGIAWGSILTMPYAMLSAAIPKSKMGIYMGIFNFFITLPQIAISLGFGWIMLNVLGNNRAMGVVFGGFCMIIAALLTLRVKDRGAEKERGYPESWVSPRKKHA; this is encoded by the coding sequence GTGAAGAAACCCGATTTAAGCATATTGCATATATGCAATATGAGCATAGGCTTTATGGGAATACAGTTCGGCTGGGGCCTGCAAATGGCGAACATGAGCGCGATCTATGAATACCTGGGGGCAAATCCCGATAAAATTCCCATACTCTGGCTTGCCGCCCCGCTGACAGGGCTTATCGTCCAGCCCATAATAGGTCATCTGAGCGATAACACATGGTGTTGGCTCGGGAGGAGAAGGCCTTATTTCCTGATAGGCGCTATCCTTGCCACATTCGCTCTGTTTTTAATGCCTTACTCCGGCACATTATGGATGGCCGCCGGCCTGCTGTGGGTGCTCGATTCGTCCGTTAACATAAGCATGGAACCCTTCAGGGCTTTTGTCGCGGATATGCTTCCCGAAAAACAAAGGACTGTGGGTTATTCGATACAGACGCTCTTCGTTTCCATAGGCGCCGTCACCGCTTCCGCCTTCCCGTGGATTCTCGAGAATATCTTTCACGTAAGTAAAATCCCTCCTGTTCCCCACCCGCTGGCGGTAACGGCAGCCGCGCACGGCTCATCGCATCACGTGCTTTCACACATGCCTCTTTTAAACAGGATACCGGACATCCTCCAGGATAAGCTGCCTTATATAATAAAAATTTCCTTTCATGTCGGCGCGGTTGTATTTATCAGCGCGGTCCTCTGGACCGTGATAACCTGCAGGGAATATCCGCCCGAAAACAAAAAACCACGTAAAAACAAGCGCGCTGTTTCCGGCTTTTTTAAAGAAATCGTCTCCGACCTTTTGAATATGCCCAAAACCATGAAGGAGCTCGCGTGGGTCCAGTTTTTCACGTGGATGGCGATGTTCTGTCTCTGGATGTATTTCCCTGTAACGGTGGGACACCTTTTCGGGAAGGAAAACTCGCCCCAATACCTCGACGGCATAGAATGGGCGGGGATATGTTTTGCCGCATATAATGTGGTCACCCTGTTTTACTCGTTCTTCATGCCTAAAATAGCCATGCTTATAACAAGGAAAAAGACCCATTTTATAAGCCTGCTTTTCGGCGCCGCCGGAATGATGGGGGTATTGCTGCTCCGCGGAGGCGACATAGCGTCCCTGAAAAAATTAGTCCTTCTCCTTATGGTCGGGCTGGGAATCGCGTGGGGAAGCATACTTACCATGCCGTACGCGATGCTGTCGGCGGCGATTCCGAAATCAAAAATGGGCATATATATGGGAATATTCAACTTTTTTATCACGCTCCCGCAGATAGCGATATCCCTCGGGTTCGGATGGATAATGCTGAACGTGCTGGGGAATAACCGCGCGATGGGAGTCGTTTTCGGCGGGTTCTGCATGATAATAGCGGCTTTGCTCACCCTGAGGGTAAAAGACAGGGGAGCGGAAAAAGAAAGGGGATACCCCGAGTCATGGGTATCGCCCAGAAAAAAACACGCTTAA
- a CDS encoding DNA recombination protein RmuC has product MEMILLILVLTILAIIIALSVFMLKKTANDPLLKVDSFLKDNFLSFQSNINKELNQTRSEISRSKDLISEHTLKTVDSIKDINLTIQKIISQQEESHRLGESLKDILQAPKLRGSYGEAILEEMLGQALPKGLWERQYSIEGREQVDAVIKMKNLIIPIDAKFPRDNYQKYISSATDEEKTKYWKEYEKDLKKHIKDIKDKYIKPEKGTSEFALMFIPSESIYYETITEKNFMGHKSEIFDFAQKNKVVPISPNTFYAFLQIVVSAIRNTEIIKSIKHIQEGLSYLEKDFEKFYRKYEEVGKYIEKASEAFRIGDSHVERYKKRLSSTLELEGLSSGQEKTPEEPSEEK; this is encoded by the coding sequence ATGGAAATGATTCTTCTTATCCTTGTTTTAACGATTCTCGCGATAATAATCGCCTTATCGGTCTTCATGCTCAAAAAAACCGCAAATGATCCCCTGCTGAAGGTGGATTCATTCTTAAAAGACAACTTTCTTTCATTTCAATCAAACATCAATAAAGAGCTGAACCAGACCCGTTCCGAAATAAGCAGGTCCAAAGACCTTATATCGGAGCATACGCTTAAAACAGTTGATTCCATCAAGGACATCAACCTTACAATACAAAAGATAATATCCCAGCAGGAAGAATCCCACAGGCTCGGAGAGTCTTTAAAGGATATTCTCCAGGCGCCAAAACTCAGGGGAAGTTACGGGGAAGCCATCCTTGAAGAAATGCTCGGGCAGGCTCTTCCCAAAGGCCTATGGGAGCGCCAGTACTCCATAGAAGGCCGCGAACAGGTCGACGCCGTAATAAAAATGAAGAATCTTATCATACCGATAGACGCCAAATTCCCGAGGGATAACTATCAAAAATATATCTCGTCCGCGACGGACGAGGAAAAAACAAAATACTGGAAAGAATATGAAAAAGACCTGAAGAAACATATTAAAGACATAAAGGACAAATATATAAAACCCGAAAAAGGAACGTCTGAATTCGCCCTGATGTTCATACCTTCCGAATCCATATATTATGAAACCATCACCGAAAAGAATTTTATGGGCCATAAATCAGAAATATTCGACTTTGCCCAAAAAAATAAAGTCGTGCCCATCAGCCCGAACACTTTCTATGCCTTCCTGCAGATAGTCGTATCCGCGATAAGAAACACGGAAATAATAAAAAGCATAAAACATATTCAGGAAGGCCTGTCTTATCTTGAGAAAGATTTTGAAAAATTCTACAGAAAATATGAAGAAGTCGGAAAATATATAGAAAAAGCGTCGGAAGCTTTCAGGATAGGAGACAGCCACGTCGAAAGATATAAAAAGCGGCTTTCTTCAACGCTGGAACTGGAAGGATTGAGTTCCGGACAGGAAAAAACACCGGAAGAACCTTCAGAGGAAAAATAA
- a CDS encoding rhodanese-like domain-containing protein produces the protein MKNMMIMSIIGVFVVTFYIADGYADCGMCSSSKDGESMKHMETKKGVYNKVFEKTAEKNGVREITYGQFMKIRKSGEKVVILDVLGKESYESGHISGSENFSVAEINEKTAAERLNKDDKIIVYCGSFGCAASTMAAQKFERLGYTVLDYKGGLKEWQEKGNELEK, from the coding sequence ATGAAAAATATGATGATAATGTCAATAATAGGTGTTTTTGTTGTAACTTTCTATATCGCGGATGGTTATGCGGATTGCGGAATGTGCTCCAGTTCTAAAGACGGTGAGTCCATGAAACATATGGAAACGAAGAAAGGCGTTTACAATAAAGTGTTCGAAAAAACCGCCGAGAAGAACGGGGTCAGGGAAATTACGTATGGCCAGTTTATGAAAATCAGAAAGTCAGGGGAAAAAGTTGTTATCCTTGATGTGCTGGGAAAAGAGAGTTATGAGTCCGGGCATATAAGCGGGTCGGAAAATTTCTCTGTGGCTGAGATTAATGAAAAAACGGCGGCAGAAAGGCTGAACAAGGATGATAAAATAATCGTTTACTGTGGAAGTTTTGGGTGCGCCGCGAGCACGATGGCCGCTCAGAAATTCGAGAGACTGGGTTATACGGTTCTCGATTACAAAGGCGGATTGAAGGAGTGGCAGGAAAAAGGGAATGAATTGGAAAAGTAA